A window of Polyodon spathula isolate WHYD16114869_AA chromosome 30, ASM1765450v1, whole genome shotgun sequence contains these coding sequences:
- the LOC121302889 gene encoding lysosomal Pro-X carboxypeptidase isoform X1, whose protein sequence is MASCIFTAVTRLAVFMFVTSLVSCLQVISAVNAPNLPRQRVVSSYQILRNLIDYKTYYFDQKIDHFGFAQDSTFKQRYLLADQHWRKDGGPILFYTGNEGDIAWFCNNTGFMWDVAEELGALLVFAEHRYYGDSLPFGEQSYRDAKHLNYLTSEQALADFAVLTEHLKLTLPGAKHSPVIAIGGSYGGMLAAWFRMKYPHAVVGALASSAPIWQFKDLVPCDVFYKIVTDDFSESGRGCSESIRSSWKAVDNITSTDSGLQWLSEAFHLCSPLKSKEDAVSFKSWLSETWVNLAMVDYPYEANFLQPLPAWPIQVVCKFLREPSLPDKDLLQNVFQAVNVYYNHTGNTQCLNTSQTATGNLGYIGWYYQACTEMVMPMCSNGISDMFEPQKWDFKAFSDDCAQQFGVRPRADWATTAYGGRNISSHSNIIFSNGGLDPWSGGGVNEHISDSLVTIVIPEGAHHLDLRFNNPYDPQSVQKARALEVQYMKQWIKEDTLNPGSQSNKIV, encoded by the exons ATGGCATCCTGTATTTTTACCGCAGTCACAAGACtagctgtttttatgtttgtaaCGTCTTTAGTGAGTTGTCTTCAGGTGATTTCAGCTGTTAATGCACCGAATTTACCCAGACAAAGGGTTGTTTCATCATACCAAATACTACGCAATCTTATTGACTACAAAACCTACTATTTTGATCAGAAG attGATCACTTTGGATTTGCTCAAGATTCGACTTTCAAACAAAGATACCTATTAGCTGATCAACACTGGCGTAAAGATGGGGGTCCCATTCTTTTTTACACTGGCAACGAAGGAGATATTGCGTGGTTCTGTAACAACACG GGTTTCATGTGGGATGTGGCGGAGGAGCTGGGGGCGTTGCTAGTGTTTGCTGAACACAGATACTATGGGGATTCCCTGCCATTCGGAGAGCAGTCCTACAGA GATGCGAAGCACCTTAACTACTTGACATCGGAGCAGGCTCTGGCTGACTTTGCCGTGTTGACAGAACATCTGAAGCTAACTTTGCCTGGGGCCAAACACAGCCCTGTCATTGCTATTGGAGGATCTTATGGAGGAATGTTGGCTGCTTGGTTTAGAATGAAGTATCCTCACGCAGTTGTTGG TGCCTTGGCTTCATCTGCCCCGATATGGCAGTTTAAAGATTTGGTCCCCTGTGATGTTTTCTATAAGATTGTGACAGATGATTTCTCAGAGTCTGGGAGGGGGTGTTCTGAAAGCATCAGGAGCTCCTGGAAGGCAGTGGACAATATCACATCTACAG ACAGCGGGCTGCAGTGGCTCTCTGAAGCATTTCACCTTTGCTCTCCACTGAAGTCCAAAGAGGATGCTGTGTCTTTCAAGTCCTGGCTGAGTGAGACTTGGGTGAACCTGGCCATGGTGGATTACCCATACGAGGCCAACTTCCTACAACCTCTACCAGCCTGGCCAATTCAG GTTGTTTGTAAATTTCTAAGAGAACCGTCATTGCCGGACAAAGATTTACTACAAAACGTTTTCCAGGCTGTGAATGTGTACTACAACCACACAGGGAACACACAATGTTTGAATACTTCACAGACCGCCACTGGTAATCTGGGCTACATAGGCTGGTACTATCAG GCCTGTACAGAGATGGTGATGCCCATGTGTTCAAATGGCATCAGTGACATGTTTGAGCCCCAGAAGTGGGACTTCAAAGCCTTCTCTGATGATTGTGCACAACAGTTTGGAGTGAGACCCCGGGCTGACTGGGCCACGACTGCGTACGGAGGAAGGAATATCAGCTCTCACAGCAACATTATCTTCAG caatgGAGGGTTGGATCCCTGGTCAGGTGGTGGAGTCAACGAACACATCTCAGATTCTCTGGTTACCATAGTAATCCCAGAAGGAGCTCACCACTTGGATCTGCGCTTTAACAACCCTTATGACCCGCAGTCTGTGCAGAAGGCCCGGGCCCTGGAAGTGCAGTACATGAAGCAGTGGATTAAAGAGGATACTCTAAACCCGGGATCCCAGAGTAATAAAATTGTGTAG
- the LOC121302889 gene encoding lysosomal Pro-X carboxypeptidase isoform X2 has product MASCIFTAVTRLAVFMFVTSLVSCLQVISAVNAPNLPRQRVVSSYQILRNLIDYKTYYFDQKGFMWDVAEELGALLVFAEHRYYGDSLPFGEQSYRDAKHLNYLTSEQALADFAVLTEHLKLTLPGAKHSPVIAIGGSYGGMLAAWFRMKYPHAVVGALASSAPIWQFKDLVPCDVFYKIVTDDFSESGRGCSESIRSSWKAVDNITSTDSGLQWLSEAFHLCSPLKSKEDAVSFKSWLSETWVNLAMVDYPYEANFLQPLPAWPIQVVCKFLREPSLPDKDLLQNVFQAVNVYYNHTGNTQCLNTSQTATGNLGYIGWYYQACTEMVMPMCSNGISDMFEPQKWDFKAFSDDCAQQFGVRPRADWATTAYGGRNISSHSNIIFSNGGLDPWSGGGVNEHISDSLVTIVIPEGAHHLDLRFNNPYDPQSVQKARALEVQYMKQWIKEDTLNPGSQSNKIV; this is encoded by the exons ATGGCATCCTGTATTTTTACCGCAGTCACAAGACtagctgtttttatgtttgtaaCGTCTTTAGTGAGTTGTCTTCAGGTGATTTCAGCTGTTAATGCACCGAATTTACCCAGACAAAGGGTTGTTTCATCATACCAAATACTACGCAATCTTATTGACTACAAAACCTACTATTTTGATCAGAAG GGTTTCATGTGGGATGTGGCGGAGGAGCTGGGGGCGTTGCTAGTGTTTGCTGAACACAGATACTATGGGGATTCCCTGCCATTCGGAGAGCAGTCCTACAGA GATGCGAAGCACCTTAACTACTTGACATCGGAGCAGGCTCTGGCTGACTTTGCCGTGTTGACAGAACATCTGAAGCTAACTTTGCCTGGGGCCAAACACAGCCCTGTCATTGCTATTGGAGGATCTTATGGAGGAATGTTGGCTGCTTGGTTTAGAATGAAGTATCCTCACGCAGTTGTTGG TGCCTTGGCTTCATCTGCCCCGATATGGCAGTTTAAAGATTTGGTCCCCTGTGATGTTTTCTATAAGATTGTGACAGATGATTTCTCAGAGTCTGGGAGGGGGTGTTCTGAAAGCATCAGGAGCTCCTGGAAGGCAGTGGACAATATCACATCTACAG ACAGCGGGCTGCAGTGGCTCTCTGAAGCATTTCACCTTTGCTCTCCACTGAAGTCCAAAGAGGATGCTGTGTCTTTCAAGTCCTGGCTGAGTGAGACTTGGGTGAACCTGGCCATGGTGGATTACCCATACGAGGCCAACTTCCTACAACCTCTACCAGCCTGGCCAATTCAG GTTGTTTGTAAATTTCTAAGAGAACCGTCATTGCCGGACAAAGATTTACTACAAAACGTTTTCCAGGCTGTGAATGTGTACTACAACCACACAGGGAACACACAATGTTTGAATACTTCACAGACCGCCACTGGTAATCTGGGCTACATAGGCTGGTACTATCAG GCCTGTACAGAGATGGTGATGCCCATGTGTTCAAATGGCATCAGTGACATGTTTGAGCCCCAGAAGTGGGACTTCAAAGCCTTCTCTGATGATTGTGCACAACAGTTTGGAGTGAGACCCCGGGCTGACTGGGCCACGACTGCGTACGGAGGAAGGAATATCAGCTCTCACAGCAACATTATCTTCAG caatgGAGGGTTGGATCCCTGGTCAGGTGGTGGAGTCAACGAACACATCTCAGATTCTCTGGTTACCATAGTAATCCCAGAAGGAGCTCACCACTTGGATCTGCGCTTTAACAACCCTTATGACCCGCAGTCTGTGCAGAAGGCCCGGGCCCTGGAAGTGCAGTACATGAAGCAGTGGATTAAAGAGGATACTCTAAACCCGGGATCCCAGAGTAATAAAATTGTGTAG
- the ddias gene encoding DNA damage-induced apoptosis suppressor protein — MVDHSKTTTRQQNEAHRRLPVLSSSCRKSCCFGKRKEPTQTLRHWNRSLAQQELDLPDCMNGKRIPLDGSVLSVQDSCFFYPSCQNCMSRLTINHNRCTCIKCGYTCEADNVHYRYRLSLQAAQKRDVFSVTVFGGCLDPLFGVTAGFLQRYTEELKKDGRGPQNDRVHRLLTQAVEDCFIGRSFIFGVKFSRKKTRIHNSYTKSMLQTSLNTYGSPKQLVACQIAVPNRAVLGCTVISYFQALLQQINLGNVLGVSQPLGSSPAAVDMHSPEVCSCLESLLADSGHSFTEPSKGDSFQGPWEQSLGLITSSAEGYSGVELSSSTKNISKWDSISGSIKSPQNHCISECTHMQCLTGSGYSLVGMRKNLNDKKASHLYSGCSAHSGASNGNSRHTRNEFSYSSSSMTDPHHQALPEQYYKESREGIQNELPDERGSDSAGHCLKDTWSSVFAVEGASWAQDEQFAAKRTSAAYNSVEWEHLPFSESLDEFISKVEKNGQIRTNQSDSYLNEDINHELTTATDSQQENVHRKSMLVPCTTEAGLTNVHKSFASDSSLNPLDSLHGCLVANIYTKDRGVLKSNSFGNVESFQLKEEPAGNVKLQVSSSTSGDKENHPTGVQFFRTGARMFSSFLAQEFSAKDANAGGCLNSHDGKKLYCSKDVITKHQHDIYVTGVCNQDFVKKEQPMQNNYRSFQDTYNGSADLFNSSDNTEELVNKSSIVLPTHSSPCGGEPVQSVEHSTQQQPRYSLQILNEVLQSGYCDSENDFLDTSNFVPCSQSTPVSKCLATLQPYQSKRKVFPKTKVSLQRSCNRRTSKRNFFTQHLLKQQHSRHLQSSFKTKCKSRKDSSNSVHFTLSPRTALSESDSEECIPSSVEKSAQSSEAQGCTSSFIGRKVGEKSHCKIILHGLANVDEITLKPNKNVQGSNHKGKSEMSVTVSKFKQTSVASTPIKNSENEAFGDSQVFKETNKMTGYWSDDLFGQSNSSLP; from the exons ATGGTTGACCACAGTAAGACAACCACTCGACAGCAGAATGAAGCTCACAGAAGACTTCCTGTTCTGTCATCATCGTGCAGGAAGAGCTGCTGTTTCGGAAAGAGGAAGGAACCGACACAAACACTCAGGCACTGGAATCGTTCTTTGGCACAACAGGAGTTAG atttgcCTGACTGTATGAATGGAAAGAGGATACCCCTTGATGGTTCTGTGCTGTCTGTCCAAGATTCATGTTTTTTCTATCCGTCATGTCAGAATTGCATGTCCAGGCTGACGATAAATCATAACAG ATGCACTTGTATTAAGTGTGGGTACACCTGTGAAGCAGACAACGTTCATTACAGATACAGACTGTCCTTGCAAGCTGCACAGAAAAGGGACGTATTCAGTGTCACTGTTTTTGGTGGCTGTCTGGATCCTTTGTTTGGTGTAACAGCTGGTTTTCTGCAAAG ATATACTGAAGAGTTAAAAAAGGATGGAAGGGGTCCACAGAATGATAGAGTTCACAGACTGCTCACCCAGGCAGTGGAAGATTGCTTCATTGGAAGAAGCTTTATATTTGGTGTAAAG TTTTCCAGAAAGAAAACCAGAATACACAACTCATATACTAAAAGTATGTTACAGACTTCTCTCAACACGTATGGATCCCCTAAGCAGCTTGTTGCCTGTCAGATCGCTGTGCCAAACAGGGCTGTCCTTGGCTGCACAGTGATCAGTTACTTTCAGGCGCTCCTGCAGCAAATTAATCTTGGGAATGTTCTCGGTGTTTCACAGCCACTTGGGAGCTCTCCAGCTGCAGTAGATATGCATAGCCCTGAAGTGTGTAGTTGCTTGGAAAGTTTACTGGCAGACAGTGGACATTCATTCACAGAGCCAAGTAAAGGAGATAGTTTCCAAGGGCCTTGGGAGCAGTCACTTGGACTAATCACCTCATCAGCTGAAGGATATTCAGGGGTAGAACTGAGCAGcagtacaaaaaatatttcaaaatgggaCAGCATATCTGGGTCTATAAAATCCCCCCAAAATCATTGCATCTCAGAATGTACCCATATGCAGTGCCTTACAGGTTCTGGTTATTCATTGGTGGGAATGAGAAAAAATCTAAATGACAAAAAAGCTTCTCATCTATATTCAGGCTGTTCTGCCCACTCAGGTGCAAGTAATGGCAACAGCAGACACACTAGAAATGAATTCTCATATAGCTCCTCCTCTATGACAGATCCACATCATCAAGCATTACCAGAGCAGTATTATAAGGAAAGCAGAGAAGGAATACAAAATGAACTTCCAGATGAAAGAGGCAGTGATAGTGCAGGTCACTGTTTGAAAGATACCTGGAGTTCTGTGTTTGCTGTAGAGGGTGCTTCTTGGGCCCAAGATGAGCAGTTTGCTGCTAAAAGGACAAGTGCAGCTTACAATTCTGTAGAATGGGAACACCTGCCATTCTCAGAAAGTTTGGATGAATTCATAAGCAAAGTGGAGAAAAATGGCCAAATACGCACTAATCAGTCAGACTCTTATTTAAATGAAGATATAAACCATGAGCTAACTACAGCTACAGACTCCCAACAAGAGAACGTGCACAGAAAAAGTATGTTAGTTCCATGTACAACGGAAGCAGGTTTGACAAATGTTCATAAGAGTTTTGCCTCAGATTCCTCCCTAAATCCCCTTGACAGCCTGCACGGTTGTTTAGTTGCCAATATCTATACAAAAGATAGGGGCGTGTTAAAAAGTAACTCTTTTGGAAATGTGGAGTCTTTTCAATTGAAAGAAGAACCAGCAGGTAATGTCAAGTTGCAAGTCTCCTCCTCTACTTCAGGAGACAAAGAGAATCACCCGACTGGTGTTCAGTTTTTCAGAACAGGCGCCAGAATGTTCAGCTCTTTCCTTGCACAGGAGTTTTCTGCAAAAGATGCCAATGCTGGAGGTTGTTTAAACTCTCATGATGGAAAAAAACTGTATTGCAGCAAAGATGTTATCACTAAACATCAGCATGATATATATGTCACTGGTGTCTGTAATCAGGACTTTGTAAAGAAAGAGCAGCCAATGCAAAACAATTATAGAAGCTTTCAAGACACATACAATGGTTCTGCTGATCTGTTTAATAGCAGCGACAACACAGAAGAACTGGTAAACAAGTCATCTATTGTCCTGCCGACACATTCATCTCCCTGTGGAGGAGAACCTGTTCAATCTGTAGAACACAGTACCCAGCAGCAACCTCGTTATTCTCTTCAAATTCTGAATGAAGTCCTTCAAAGTGGATACTGTGACTCTGAGAATGACTTTTTAGATACCTCAAACTTTGTGCCATGTTCACAGTCAACTCCTGTTTCAAAATGCCTGGCTACTCTGCAACCCTAtcaaagtaaaagaaaagtgTTCCCAAAGACAAAAGTATCACTTCAACGTAGTTGTAACAGGCGTACGAGTAAAAGAAACTTCTTCACCCAGCACCTCCTGAAGCAACAGCACAGCCGTCATCTTCAGAGTTCATTTAAAACGAAGTGTAAAAGCAGGAAAGACTCCTCTAATTCTGTTCACTTTACTCTAAGCCCAAGAACTGCTTTATCTGAAAGTGATTCTGAAGAGTGCATTCCCTCATCCGTTGAAAAAAGTGCACAGTCATCTGAAGCACAGGGATGCACGTCGAGTTTTATCGGTCGTAAAGTTGGGGAAAAGAGtcattgcaaaataattttacatGGCTTAGCAAATGTTGATGAAATTACTTTGAAGCCTAATAAAAATGTTCAAGGATCAAATCACAAAGGAAAATCTGAAATGTCAGTAACAGTTAGCAAATTTAAACAGACAAGTGTTGCATCAACTCCAATCAAAAATAGTGAAAATGAAGCATTCGGTGACTCCCAAGTTTTCAAGGAAACTAACAAAATGACTGGCTACTGGTCTGATGACCTCTTTGGCCAGAGTAACAGTTCTCTCCCTTGA